The Castanea sativa cultivar Marrone di Chiusa Pesio chromosome 4, ASM4071231v1 sequence ttaattcatcacaagggatcAACACATTCTTCTCCTATCAGTATCAATTACATCTGCTTTAGGTTTTGAAATACAACGACCAAATCTTAACAAATGCCTCTCTAATTATAGTGCAATTTCATGATTATGCTTTGGATTAAATGCACTAACCCTCCAAATACCATTTTCAACTGTGAAACGAACAAATGCTTTACAACCAGTTCTAGTCTCTAGTCTCTTCGAATATTTCTCTTTACAAAAATCTTCATCTAGTTTAAAACCCTCCTTAGAACATAGAAATTCACGTTGCTTTATGTTCTTCGTCCCATTATAATATCTAGGCTTTCCTTTTCGAAGACTAAAACTCATTCGCAATGCATAATCATTATATAAAGCATATGCTTCATCTGCATTATGGACCaccatattcaacaaattttcATCACTATTTTCTAGCCTTGCTACAAACATGCAATCCCCTTCAATTTCTTCAATATCACTTGGTTTACAAATAACTACAGCAATTTTTAtgacaaatataaatattagaaacaaaatactaagaaaataacaatacaataattatatcaagtttataattttttttatcaatatgcACCATGTTTACAATTTTGTATGTCTTCTTAAACGCCTATGGTACACTTAATCACAAAACTCTTATGTTTAGGCACAACAATAACAAAGTTTTAATaccaaattttttaatgtttatttatttatataacaacaaaattttagtcttaaatttttttgggtcaatTATGGATACTcattgaaaaaaagaattataataataaaaattaacaataaaaatttgcaaagagcaaaaaaaacaaaaaaacacagcaATAAGGATTTATATAGTTTTATTTGAGAGCAAATGTATCACcacaaataattaaacattcTTCCAAAACATAGAGTAAATCAAAtcaagacaaaacaaaatatacctTTATCACTTTCTAAGTCCATTATTTCTACCATGcttttacttgaaaaaaaaaatagtaacttgTTCCTTTGTGTCCGCCGTTGTCTTCTACTAAGAGCTTTGTGTTGCTATCAATATTCTTTATGGCTTTTAAGCCTTTGTCATCTACTGCGAACCCTatattacttattttattgATGTGGGCCCAAACCTTTTAACTGAGAGTTCACGAGTGCATGTGTGAATATTTTGAAGGAGCGCCCCTGTTAAAAATTACCAAACATTAACAGACGTTAACAAAAAACAAGAGCTAGCAGTCCTGCTGAGGTAAGCAAGTTTTAATGTGCTAGCATGCTCCTATTGGCTGGCAGTACAAAGTTAGCCTGCTGACCTTTACTTCGGGACTACACaataatttctccaaaaatgtaatttacattttatcTTCAATATTACAATAATTTCCTAGATTGACTATTTatgtttatattcttttttattttactgtaACATTATTTTCATTAGGTTAATGTGGCCCACATTTAAGTGATAGATGAAAGAGAGTCTTTAGGAGTACTTTGTTTGTAAAAGTTAGAAGTTATGGTAAATAATAGGTAACTCTCATATGGTGAATAACACCTTGAAGTAACTCCTATGGTGAATACACTTTGAAATTACGCTTGATTGAACTCCTTAATGGAAgcagtgttaaagaaaaaaaaaaacactaagtTAAAGGGGACCCTAGTCTAGCCTATAAATAGCTTGTGTTCTCCATAAAAAGGATATATGAAGTGTACGTATGTTATAATTTTGAAGAACTCCTTTCTATATTCATTATCTTGTAGTGAGTTTTTCTCTAACAATCACTTGAACAGCTATGACTGCTTCTATGTTTATTTTCTTCCGCTATTATAGATTTCTTTTTCCCATTATGGTTTTAAAGACTTAATTTTTGGTGATTTCTCTGactttatttattcttaattaCTCCATTCTAAAGAAGGAAAGCTAcactatttaaaataaaacaccttttattttatttttttatgacatttaaattaattaaaatttgaaagatattgaaaattaaaaagaagaaaccaCACAAACAAATACAAGAAATTAAAATGAACCTAAGGTTGTTGTCCAATGGCGACGGACGCTACGAGACTTCAAATAGTAACTTGGAGGCATGAAGAACACAAGCACATGCAGGAACAATATTGGGCGTACGTTGCTTTGGGCAAAGAATTCTAAGTTTGTGAAATCAAATGAAActtgaaaaatcaattatataGTGTACATGTTATCACCAAAATACATAAACTAAAACATGTGACGCAAGGAAAACGTAAATTTAAGTCGAAAAGTATGGATCATTGAAAAGATCCATTCCTCCTTCCATCTACACTTGAAGTGATCTTTTGACATGTCCGACGTCAATCACATATCTATTGCAACCTTGTGTACATGTTTAATCGAATAGAAATGGTGAAAACCTAATAGACTCCGAAGAAATATTCAGTAAGTTCACGGGAACTAAGAACGAGGGGAGATAGGAATGGTGGAAATGTTGGTGATATTTGGGATTATGTGAGTGAGAGACGAGCTTTTGAATGAAAGACAATTTGACAACTAGTCCAAACTTTTAAGAGATTATGTCCTATAACTTTGGTAAAGAGCGAAACTAGGCCTATGGTAAAACCAGGAGGCAAGAGAGTTTCAGTATGGAGTGTGCACATAGTGAATAGATGGTTTGAAATGGGGGTGAATGATCTTATTTATAGGCTAAGAGGGGGAAAGGGGGGTTGGTGAATGTTTTGGCCAAGCTAGATAACTACGATCGACCACTATATGGCATTAGTGATTTTAGGGTTCTTAACGCTAAGTGGTGTACGCCACTTCCAATCCTCTTATGCTTGTTTGAAAGTAGCGTACTTTTCAAGAAGTTACTAAATGAGCTTTAAATGGGTTTGACCCTTGAGGTTGGGTTTAATGCACAATGTTGCTCATTTTGATTAAAATTGAGGCTTATTATCATCAACACTAGGAACTTTAAATATagatcaaaacaaaataaagtgtCTATAATTGACATGTAAGGTGATTTAGTAGTCTCAGAATTGTCCTTACATTCCCTCATCCTTCAAGAAGTGTGAGTTTGTCACAACTTGAGAGAATGCTAGCCACATATATACTCTTAAGTAATTATGGCGAGGAGTAAATGAGGGATTTGATGTCTAATGTGACAACACAATGCATTGGGTTCAACGGGTTGTATTTAATTACTAAATTGTCAtttaactcataactcaaatatctaaaaatacaaaaaaaaaaaaatgttttcatttctcatcactcattttcaatattttgagtaatgaattatgaaaattgagtgGTGAGAATCGAGTGATAAAAATCAAGCCAAACAATACTTGCACTGAAGGGGCTCACaatttttaagtgatgagtgataaaaattaaaatttgagtgATGAGAACCACTAAACTAAACATGGCTAGTAACTTTAGGAGCTAGAGTAGCCattgaatttttaattgtttagaaagtttaaatttaaatataattatgtgTTTTGATAAGTAATCCGTGTAATATTTAAATTGTTATTGCTTGGCAAAACTTTTCTTTCTATGGAATAAATCAGtatttgttaaaagaaaaatagatagAAGAGAGCAGATATGACTGAATGCTCACGCTCTCTCTCTGTTGAAGGAGAAAATGAGCTCGCAAGGAGCAACAAGAAAGTGAAGGACTTGCACAATAGAGCCCCTGTTGATACGAATATAGTC is a genomic window containing:
- the LOC142632521 gene encoding protein FAR1-RELATED SEQUENCE 5-like, with protein sequence MVEIMDLESDKVICKPSDIEEIEGDCMFVARLENSDENLLNMVVHNADEAYALYNDYALRMSFSLRKGKPRYYNGTKNIKQREFLCSKEGFKLDEDFCKEKYSKRLETRTGCKAFVRFTVENGIWRVSAFNPKHNHEIAL